From one Methanomassiliicoccales archaeon genomic stretch:
- a CDS encoding class I SAM-dependent methyltransferase has protein sequence MRTSRRGEVFSGTSDTSYEEPDLYEALGKYYDIWYEDQTDEVQFYRQLAEKTGGPILECMCGTGRSLIPLAEDGYEIWGFDRSHSMLDRLTAKMEQMDEEVQERVQVHHADMRTFQCPRRYNLIIVPFNSFLHLLEREGQESALRNVVEHLEEGGRFVMSVFNPRLDRPEELVRHRGTRTAVNGEIISKFEAQTFDQPLHRTTVHYFIDVSRQDKEMRRVTACFTIRYMSYQEVVELMEDCGLEVTETYGDWNFGHFTKNSDLMVFEVKRSP, from the coding sequence ATGAGGACGTCCAGAAGAGGAGAGGTTTTCTCCGGAACATCGGATACAAGCTATGAAGAGCCGGACCTGTACGAGGCGCTCGGCAAGTACTATGACATCTGGTACGAGGACCAGACCGATGAAGTGCAGTTCTACCGGCAGCTGGCCGAGAAGACCGGCGGGCCGATATTGGAATGCATGTGCGGGACCGGGCGCTCCCTGATACCTTTGGCCGAGGATGGCTACGAGATCTGGGGCTTCGACCGCAGCCATTCCATGCTGGACCGTCTCACGGCCAAGATGGAGCAGATGGATGAGGAGGTGCAGGAGCGGGTGCAGGTGCACCATGCGGACATGCGCACCTTCCAATGCCCCCGCCGGTACAACCTGATCATCGTGCCCTTCAACTCCTTCCTGCACCTGCTGGAGAGGGAGGGACAGGAGTCGGCCCTGCGGAACGTGGTCGAGCACCTGGAGGAGGGCGGGCGTTTCGTCATGAGCGTGTTCAACCCTCGCCTGGACCGGCCGGAGGAGCTGGTGCGCCACCGCGGGACCAGGACGGCGGTGAACGGCGAGATCATCTCCAAGTTCGAGGCTCAGACGTTCGACCAGCCGCTGCACCGCACCACGGTCCACTATTTCATCGACGTGTCCCGGCAGGACAAGGAGATGAGACGGGTCACCGCGTGCTTCACCATACGTTACATGTCCTACCAGGAGGTCGTGGAGCTTATGGAGGACTGTGGCCTGGAGGTGACGGAGACCTACGGCGATTGGAACTTCGGCCATTTCACCAAGAACAGCGACCTCATGGTCTTCGAGGTCAAGCGGTCCCCATGA
- a CDS encoding helix-turn-helix domain-containing protein produces MKIPCELIVWYVLPSIRRELARELVQKHHLSQAEVARKFGVTDAAISQYLKAKRGTNKELENSGKYEDFKREVEISAMRIINGSDIVIETCRICEMVKKSGMLVGIYETQTGLKAPACVCPQCQ; encoded by the coding sequence ATGAAAATCCCATGCGAGCTGATCGTCTGGTACGTGCTACCTTCTATTCGCCGTGAGCTGGCCAGGGAACTCGTGCAAAAGCATCACCTGAGCCAGGCGGAAGTGGCTCGCAAGTTCGGCGTCACCGACGCCGCCATATCCCAGTACCTGAAGGCCAAGAGAGGCACCAACAAGGAACTGGAAAACAGCGGGAAGTACGAGGATTTCAAGCGCGAGGTGGAGATCTCCGCCATGCGCATCATCAACGGCTCTGATATCGTGATAGAAACATGCCGCATATGCGAGATGGTCAAAAAGAGCGGCATGCTGGTCGGGATATACGAGACGCAGACCGGGCTGAAGGCGCCGGCCTGCGTGTGCCCGCAGTGCCAATGA
- a CDS encoding sulfide-dependent adenosine diphosphate thiazole synthase: MEIDEVLVTRKIVERYTEEFLENVDVDVAIAGAGPSSLTAARYLAQAGLRVVIFERKLTPGGGMWGGGMTFPIIVVQEGSKFLLEEIGVRLRDAKDGYYTADSVEASAKLIAAAVTAGARLYNTVTVEDVMIRHDSICGVVINSSAVEVAGLHVDPLAIRAKYVIDGTGHPAEVAHVVQRKVGRLNTPSGQIEGEKSMWAEKGEQMTVENTAEIYKNFYVTGMACNAVMGSPRMGPIFGGMLLSGKKVAEMIIAREKKAKKKK, translated from the coding sequence ATGGAGATCGATGAGGTTCTGGTCACCCGCAAGATAGTGGAGAGGTATACCGAGGAGTTCTTGGAGAACGTGGACGTGGACGTTGCCATCGCTGGCGCCGGCCCGTCCTCCCTGACCGCGGCACGCTATCTGGCCCAGGCCGGACTGCGGGTGGTCATCTTCGAACGTAAGCTCACTCCCGGCGGAGGCATGTGGGGCGGCGGCATGACCTTCCCCATCATCGTGGTGCAGGAAGGTAGCAAGTTCTTGCTGGAAGAGATCGGCGTGCGCCTGCGGGACGCCAAGGATGGTTACTATACGGCCGATTCCGTGGAGGCCTCGGCCAAGCTCATCGCCGCCGCGGTGACGGCCGGGGCTAGGCTCTACAACACCGTGACGGTGGAGGACGTCATGATCCGCCACGACAGCATCTGCGGCGTGGTCATCAACTCCAGTGCGGTGGAGGTGGCTGGTCTGCACGTCGACCCGCTGGCCATTCGCGCCAAGTACGTCATCGACGGCACCGGGCATCCCGCGGAGGTGGCTCATGTGGTGCAGCGCAAGGTCGGCCGGCTGAACACCCCCAGCGGTCAGATCGAGGGGGAGAAGAGCATGTGGGCCGAGAAGGGGGAGCAGATGACGGTGGAGAACACCGCGGAGATCTACAAGAACTTCTACGTCACCGGTATGGCCTGCAACGCGGTCATGGGCTCGCCCAGGATGGGCCCAATCTTCGGCGGGATGCTGCTCTCCGGCAAGAAGGTCGCGGAGATGATCATCGCCCGCGAGAAGAAGGCCAAGAAGAAAAAGTGA
- a CDS encoding ATP-dependent helicase: MERVKRRASKEEVLSLLDPLIAEWFSSRFASLTEPQSYAIPLIHQRKSVLVSSPTGSGKTLTAFTSIINELFKYAKEGKLEDRIYVVYISPLKALANDIHKNLEEPLAQMNQLAQDKGYEYPKVRVGVRSGDTSQAERQKQLRKPPHIFITTPESLALVLAAPKFREKFSQVEYVIVDEIHEICDSKRGVHLSITLERLQELCQRPITRIGLSATLAPIEDIASYLVGCENGSVRPVGIIEVQTKRDLDLEVICPTEDMTTLPYEIVNARMYDVLKEMVEAHQTTLIFTNTRSGTEQVVYKLRERGVESIEAHHGSLSKETRLDVEDRLKRGELRCVVSSTSLELGIDIGSVDLVCQIGSPKSVAKGLQRIGRSGHSVGKTPKGRMMVMDLDDLVECAVLCRAAHRRNIDRVSIPENALDVLAQTLVGMSLEKRWPVDEALRMVRRSYCYRNLGEEDFRQTLRYLGSKDAFEGVYSKIWYDPDEGVFGKKKGARMIYFLNQGTIPEEASYKVFNERGGLVGDLSEKFVERLSVRDVFILGGRPYEFVRAKGMRVYVRSAPGRKPTVPSWTGEMLPRSFDLSMEIARFRGEMEGKLDEDENEVVQWLMDNFSIDHGSALSLLHYFKEQRAAASIPNQRHLLVEGYTDRQNNSGLIFHFPFGRRVNDALSRTYAFLLTQRMGCNVSVSISDDAFLIMAPRRIDMNLIPGLIRAGEMRGILRRAVKDSEIFKQRFRHVAARAFMILRNYKGREVSVNRQQVRSTYLLDYLSGLESVPVIEETYREVLEDAMDIQNAEAVVHQMESGDMMIMTAPYSAIPSPFGHNIVLAGISDIVMMEDRSSLLRELHRKVLSKVLGDEQKFQFEEEKVSAHYRAKRGIAEDKPSLLSLISRVGPLHVFKEKGRSVYVYCRPDREQVDAWAAELLAEGRIASVFLDDVYFVAAEHLPIYASLTEGKEVTDEEAAVLKHLQEDRTAAELEALTGTDREESGRRLRALESRNLVGRTSYANGRFTYRARTVEAMPRQRAVDQALLRHLEYWAPATADEAAFALHLPETKVRTALKQMTEEGLLEEGRFVVGEQEQYMLKRDHLRLRHGSEVFDHLTIDGYQRSKLERRFADPRECLCHFGEMGLLYDLARRVDGFRLDEWQELREQNVVLNGRFLRGKVRYVLAEDAPMYVKAYRGLSPSEFDSRVLRRIGELGGASLRQLAAEFEEGKETVKDSLDRLDRNMYIVRRYEEGEDWSRENVYQLYEAPEYDGDPAGEIVRRFVRVYGPVPPMVVRMYTGLSPYEVEEALSHLEVETIAVGEMAAEMVIMADELPALRSFVPGPEEWAVVSLYDPSAQPRWADNNARFGDAWVFPVLRQGLVVGGIEKWNMGGCVELRAIDLDQEGYLPQALKAAEPLLDFQTKLGYDMVRVKEVLGTAADDVQGEAAAAMVQAGYIRLQGMWVKGGIDRQYSAEELRAYSMRKQGLLPKEAYPNVLEGVKRSGGFRGDPAAYARCRVKVPLKRLVDQGFLYLVNGLPEVMMYTTMRFASLYRDAKGRPLSEDALTLVKMMEANLPMPRRVFFDRSILGPGRTQDALRELSSSTVIAYGKNNRITLVPSSGLGVREARLEVLRLLFRNFGVFTADGLTRYIRSEMPMRDLRSLLSQLTEEGFLAKGFLERGGDAVHWVLKDDLNVIDRKVADRELVLYQFDNMAHYLYDEIREKCGGMGSLIMRGPEIIGCFRSRHSGKDLSITDLQGDKEAKRVLKDFVSEMGWTVREKRTKEIPDWEIQEFLEKVMGEED; the protein is encoded by the coding sequence ATGGAGAGGGTGAAGCGAAGGGCGAGCAAGGAGGAGGTCCTGTCGCTGTTGGACCCGCTGATCGCGGAGTGGTTCAGCTCCAGGTTCGCCAGCCTCACCGAGCCGCAATCCTATGCCATCCCCCTTATCCATCAGCGAAAGAGCGTGCTGGTCTCCTCTCCCACCGGTTCAGGGAAAACGCTCACCGCCTTCACCTCCATCATCAACGAGCTCTTCAAGTACGCCAAGGAAGGGAAGCTGGAGGACCGCATCTACGTGGTCTATATCTCTCCGTTGAAGGCCTTGGCCAACGACATCCACAAGAACCTGGAGGAGCCACTGGCCCAGATGAACCAGCTGGCCCAGGACAAGGGGTACGAATATCCCAAGGTGCGGGTGGGCGTCCGTTCCGGGGATACCTCCCAGGCGGAGCGGCAGAAGCAGCTGCGCAAGCCGCCGCACATATTCATCACCACCCCGGAATCGCTGGCGCTGGTGCTGGCAGCGCCGAAGTTCCGGGAGAAGTTCTCCCAGGTGGAGTACGTCATCGTGGACGAGATCCATGAGATATGTGACTCCAAGCGCGGCGTGCACCTGTCGATAACGCTGGAAAGGTTGCAGGAGCTGTGCCAGAGGCCCATCACCCGCATAGGGCTGTCGGCCACGCTGGCGCCGATAGAGGACATCGCCTCGTATCTGGTAGGGTGCGAGAACGGTTCCGTCCGTCCGGTGGGGATCATCGAGGTGCAGACCAAGAGGGACCTGGACCTGGAGGTGATCTGCCCCACCGAGGACATGACCACGCTGCCCTACGAGATCGTCAACGCCCGCATGTACGACGTGCTCAAGGAGATGGTGGAGGCGCACCAGACCACGCTCATCTTCACCAACACCCGCTCCGGTACGGAGCAGGTGGTCTACAAACTGCGCGAACGGGGGGTGGAGAGCATCGAGGCCCACCACGGCTCCCTGTCCAAAGAGACGCGCCTGGACGTGGAGGACCGCCTGAAGCGCGGGGAGCTGCGCTGCGTCGTTTCCTCGACCTCCCTGGAGCTGGGCATCGACATAGGCTCCGTCGATCTCGTATGCCAGATAGGCTCACCGAAGAGCGTGGCCAAGGGGCTGCAGCGCATCGGGCGCTCCGGGCACTCCGTGGGCAAGACGCCCAAGGGGCGGATGATGGTCATGGACCTGGACGACCTGGTGGAGTGCGCCGTGCTGTGCCGGGCGGCGCACCGGCGCAACATCGATCGCGTGAGCATCCCGGAGAACGCCCTGGACGTGCTGGCGCAGACCCTGGTCGGCATGTCCCTGGAGAAGCGCTGGCCGGTGGATGAGGCGCTACGCATGGTCCGCCGCTCCTACTGCTACCGGAACCTGGGCGAGGAGGATTTCCGGCAGACGCTGAGGTACCTCGGCAGCAAGGACGCCTTCGAAGGGGTGTACTCCAAGATCTGGTACGACCCGGACGAGGGGGTTTTCGGTAAGAAGAAGGGCGCGCGCATGATCTATTTCCTCAATCAGGGCACCATCCCTGAGGAAGCGTCTTACAAGGTCTTCAACGAGCGCGGAGGCCTGGTCGGGGACCTCTCCGAGAAGTTCGTGGAGCGCCTGAGTGTTCGGGACGTGTTCATACTCGGCGGGCGGCCGTACGAGTTCGTGCGGGCCAAGGGTATGCGGGTGTACGTCCGCTCGGCCCCGGGACGCAAGCCCACGGTGCCGTCCTGGACCGGGGAAATGCTCCCCCGTTCGTTCGACCTGTCCATGGAGATCGCCCGCTTCCGCGGGGAAATGGAAGGGAAGCTGGACGAGGACGAGAACGAGGTCGTCCAGTGGCTGATGGACAACTTCTCCATCGACCACGGCTCGGCCCTGTCGCTGCTGCACTACTTCAAGGAGCAGAGGGCGGCCGCCTCGATACCCAACCAGCGTCACTTGCTGGTCGAGGGCTACACGGACCGGCAGAACAACAGCGGCCTCATCTTCCACTTCCCCTTCGGCCGCCGGGTGAACGACGCCCTTTCGCGTACGTACGCCTTCCTGCTGACGCAGCGCATGGGCTGCAACGTCAGCGTCTCCATATCCGACGACGCCTTCCTGATAATGGCGCCGCGCCGCATCGACATGAACCTCATCCCCGGGCTGATACGCGCGGGGGAGATGCGCGGCATCCTGCGCCGGGCCGTGAAGGACTCGGAGATATTCAAGCAGCGCTTCCGGCACGTGGCCGCCAGGGCCTTCATGATCCTGCGGAACTACAAAGGGAGGGAGGTATCGGTAAATCGTCAGCAGGTGCGCTCAACGTACCTGTTGGACTACCTGTCCGGGCTGGAATCGGTGCCGGTGATCGAAGAAACGTACCGCGAGGTGCTGGAGGACGCCATGGACATCCAGAACGCCGAGGCCGTGGTGCACCAGATGGAGTCCGGGGACATGATGATCATGACCGCTCCATACAGCGCCATCCCCTCGCCCTTCGGGCACAACATCGTGCTGGCCGGCATTTCGGACATCGTCATGATGGAGGACCGCTCGTCGCTCCTGCGCGAACTGCATCGCAAGGTGCTTTCCAAGGTCCTGGGCGACGAACAGAAGTTCCAATTCGAGGAGGAGAAGGTCTCGGCGCACTACCGGGCCAAGAGGGGCATCGCCGAGGACAAGCCCTCACTGCTTTCGCTGATCTCCCGGGTCGGGCCGTTGCACGTGTTCAAGGAGAAGGGCCGCAGCGTCTACGTCTATTGCCGGCCGGACCGGGAGCAGGTCGACGCCTGGGCCGCGGAGCTACTGGCGGAAGGGCGCATCGCCTCGGTGTTCCTGGACGACGTGTACTTCGTAGCGGCGGAGCACCTGCCTATCTACGCTTCCCTGACCGAGGGGAAGGAGGTGACGGACGAAGAGGCCGCGGTCCTGAAGCACCTGCAGGAGGACCGCACGGCGGCGGAACTGGAAGCGCTGACCGGAACGGACCGCGAGGAGAGCGGAAGGAGGCTGCGCGCGCTGGAGTCCCGCAACCTCGTCGGCCGGACGTCGTACGCCAACGGTCGCTTCACCTACCGCGCCCGAACGGTCGAGGCCATGCCCAGGCAGAGGGCGGTGGACCAGGCGCTGCTGCGCCATCTGGAGTATTGGGCGCCGGCCACGGCCGACGAGGCCGCGTTCGCCCTGCACCTGCCGGAGACGAAGGTGCGCACCGCCCTGAAGCAGATGACCGAGGAGGGGCTGCTGGAGGAAGGCCGTTTCGTCGTCGGGGAACAAGAACAATACATGCTCAAGCGGGACCACCTGCGCCTGAGGCACGGTTCGGAGGTCTTCGACCATCTGACGATCGACGGGTACCAGAGGTCCAAGCTGGAGAGGCGGTTCGCCGACCCCCGGGAATGCCTGTGCCACTTCGGGGAGATGGGGCTGCTCTATGACCTCGCCCGGAGGGTCGACGGCTTCCGGCTGGACGAATGGCAGGAGCTGCGCGAGCAGAACGTGGTCCTCAACGGCCGCTTCCTGCGCGGCAAGGTTCGTTACGTCCTGGCGGAGGACGCCCCCATGTACGTGAAAGCGTACCGGGGGCTGTCCCCCAGCGAGTTCGACTCTCGGGTGCTGCGCCGCATCGGAGAGCTAGGCGGGGCAAGCCTGCGCCAGCTGGCGGCGGAGTTCGAGGAGGGCAAGGAAACGGTGAAAGATTCGCTGGACCGCCTGGACCGCAACATGTACATCGTGCGCCGCTACGAGGAGGGCGAGGACTGGTCGCGGGAGAACGTCTACCAGCTGTATGAGGCGCCGGAGTACGACGGCGATCCCGCTGGAGAGATAGTGCGCCGCTTCGTGCGGGTCTACGGACCGGTGCCGCCCATGGTCGTGAGGATGTACACCGGGCTCTCCCCTTACGAGGTGGAGGAAGCCCTTTCGCACCTGGAGGTGGAGACCATCGCCGTGGGGGAGATGGCGGCGGAGATGGTCATCATGGCCGACGAGCTGCCCGCCTTGCGTTCCTTCGTCCCCGGTCCGGAGGAATGGGCGGTGGTGAGCCTGTACGATCCCTCCGCGCAACCGCGCTGGGCGGACAACAACGCCCGCTTCGGCGATGCCTGGGTGTTCCCGGTGTTGCGGCAGGGGCTGGTCGTCGGCGGCATTGAGAAATGGAACATGGGCGGGTGCGTGGAGCTGCGGGCCATCGACCTGGACCAGGAAGGGTATTTACCACAGGCGTTGAAGGCCGCGGAGCCGCTGCTGGACTTCCAGACAAAATTAGGCTATGACATGGTCCGGGTAAAGGAAGTGCTGGGGACGGCGGCAGACGACGTGCAGGGGGAGGCCGCCGCGGCCATGGTCCAGGCCGGCTACATCCGTCTGCAGGGCATGTGGGTCAAGGGCGGGATCGACCGCCAGTACTCCGCCGAGGAACTGCGGGCGTACTCCATGCGCAAGCAGGGGCTGCTGCCGAAGGAGGCCTATCCCAACGTCTTGGAGGGGGTGAAGCGCAGCGGCGGCTTCCGGGGCGACCCCGCGGCCTACGCCCGCTGCCGCGTCAAAGTACCGCTCAAGCGCCTGGTGGACCAGGGGTTCCTCTATCTGGTCAATGGGCTCCCCGAGGTCATGATGTACACCACCATGCGCTTCGCTTCCCTCTACCGCGACGCCAAGGGGCGCCCGCTCAGCGAGGACGCCCTAACCCTGGTGAAGATGATGGAGGCCAATCTGCCGATGCCCCGGCGGGTCTTCTTCGACCGTTCCATCCTAGGCCCCGGGCGCACCCAGGACGCCTTGCGGGAACTGAGCTCCTCCACGGTCATCGCCTACGGGAAGAACAACCGCATCACCCTGGTGCCCTCGTCCGGACTGGGAGTGCGCGAGGCCAGGCTAGAGGTCCTCCGGCTCCTTTTCCGCAACTTCGGGGTGTTCACCGCCGACGGCCTCACCCGCTACATACGATCCGAGATGCCCATGCGCGACCTGCGGTCCTTGCTCTCCCAGCTCACAGAGGAGGGTTTCCTGGCCAAAGGCTTCCTCGAAAGGGGCGGGGACGCGGTGCACTGGGTACTGAAGGACGACCTCAACGTCATCGACCGCAAGGTGGCCGACCGCGAGCTGGTGCTATACCAGTTCGACAACATGGCCCATTACCTGTACGATGAGATAAGGGAGAAGTGCGGGGGCATGGGCAGCCTGATCATGCGCGGCCCCGAGATAATCGGCTGCTTCCGCTCCCGCCACAGCGGCAAGGACCTGTCCATCACGGACCTGCAGGGGGACAAGGAGGCCAAGAGGGTGTTGAAGGACTTCGTGTCCGAGATGGGCTGGACGGTCCGCGAGAAAAGGACCAAGGAGATCCCGGACTGGGAGATCCAGGAGTTCCTGGAAAAGGTCATGGGAGAAGAGGACTGA